TTGTGGGATTTGCAAAAAGTCTTTCCAACGAATTGGCTCCCTACAATGTCACGGTGAATAATGTTTGCCCGGGGTATACTCTTACGGATCGCGTTAGGAATCTTGCAAAGGTGACTGCCGAGAAGGAAGGAACGACACCCGAGGAAGTCATAAAGCGCTGGGAAGCACAAATCCCGATGGGGCGGCTCGGCACTCCGGAAGAATTTGCGGCCCTCGTTACTTTCCTGGCTTCCGAAAGGGCGGGCTACATCACGGGCGCATCGATACACATAGACGGTGGATATTACAAAGGTGTTATGTAGGAGTGAAATGTGAGCGGGACGGGGAGGAAAGCTTATATAAGGTCTGTTGGTCGTTTTCTGCCGGAAAAACGGCTCACGAATAAAGATCTGGAAAAGATGGTTGATACGTCTGATGAATGGATAGTGACCCGTACGGGCATAAGGGAGAGGAGGATTCTGGAGCCGGGGCTGGGCAATTCCTACATGGCCGTCAGGGCGGCCAGAGAATGTCTGGATCGGGCCGGGGTTTCGGCCGAAAGCGTTGACGTGATTATAGTTGCTACGGTCACTCCCGATATGTTTTTCCCATCCACCGCATGCCTTGTGCAGCGTGATCTGGGGGCTACCGGAGCATGGGGATATGATCTCTCGGCCGGGTGTTCCGGTTTTGTTTTTGCTTTAAGTACTGCCGCACAATTTGTGGAATCCGGTCGGTACGACAGGGTCCTGGTTATCGGAAGTGATGTGATGAGCACGATAATAGATTATACGGATAGGAATACCTGTGTACTCTTTGGAGATGCGGCTGGTGCCGTGCTGGTTGAACCATGTCCGGATCCGGACTACGGAATTCTGGATTTTATACAGCACTGTGACGGTTCGGGCGAACCGTACCTGCACATGAAGGCCGGTGGTAGTCGTCGTCCTGCGTCCCTGGAGACCGTCAAGAACCGGGAGCATTACGTTTATCAGGAAGGCCGTCAGGTCTTCAAGGTTGCTGTGAAGGAAATGGCTTCGGTGACGGAGCAGATAATCAGGAAAAACGGGCTAAAGGGTGAAGAAGTGGCCTTCCTGGTTCCCCATCAGGCAAATCTGCGGATCATTCAGGCAACCGCCGAAAGAGCCGGGATTCCTATGGAACGGGTCGTGGTGAATATAGACAGGTTTGCCAACACGACTGCGGCAACGATACCGCTTTGTCTTTACGACATAGTGGTGGAGGAAAAAAGAGTAAAAAAAGGCGACTACCTGGTACTTTCGGCTTTTGGTGCCGGATATACATGGGGAAGTATTCTCATACGATGGTGGGAAAACGACCTCTAGGAGTTGAATTTACCGGGTGTGCGCCTTCCTTTGCCTAAAGGTTGTTGACTCCGGGGACTCCCGGCGATAACGTTTATACAAGCCGATTTTGAAGCAAACCTGCAGAGAAAGGGAGGAAATGAAGCTCGGCCTTGTGGGTCTGCCCGGAGCAGGAAAGACCACTCTTTTTATGGCTTTAACGGGTCAGGAAGTTGACAGGTCATCCGGCGGTGGAAAAGAGATACTGGTTCAGGGTGTCGTTCCCGTACCTGACGCAAGGCTTGACTGGCTTGTGTCTCAATTTCCTGGGCGGAAAAAGACGGCCGTACAGGTCACTTATGTCGATTTTCATGGATTGGGTTCCGGACGGGATGATAAGAAGTCTTACGTTTCGGCTCTTCTTAATTACGCCCGACCCATGGATGCCTTCGTTATCGTTCTCAGGAATTTTGCCAATCCTGCCTTTCCGCCTCCCGATCCCTGCCGCGATCTGGAAGAACTGACCCAGGAATTCGTTCTGGCGGATCTGGTGACGGTGGAAAAAAGGCTGGAAAAAATCGGGCAGGAAAAAAAGAAAGGTCGCAGGATCCCGGAGAGAGAGCTGGAACTGCTGGAAAAGTGCAGGGATGTGCTCAATGGGGAAGAACCGCTCAGGAAATATCCGGAGCTTGCCGGTGCTCATGAATTGAGAGGCTTTACCTTCCTTTCCGGCAAACCGGTTCTCGTTGTTGTGAACAACGATGACGAAGATCCGGAGGTACCTCCGGGAAATTACGGTGACGTTGAGCCGGTTGCGGTGCGAGCAAGGCTCGAACTGGAGCTCAACAGGCTAAACCCTGATGAAAGCGAAGTTTTTCGGGAGGAATACGGATTAGAATCCAGAGCCTGCGATCTCGTTATTTCCCGTTCTTTTTCGGTCTTGAGACTGGTTACCTTCTACACGGTGGGTGATGACGAGATCAGAGCGTGGACCGTCCAGGAGGGAACAACGGCTCTTAAAGCGGCAGGTACGATACACAGCGACATGGAAAGGGGGTTTATAAGGGCCGAGGTCATTAATTTCGAAGATCTGAAAAAAGTGGGAACCTTTGCATCGGCCAGAAAAGAAGGGCTGATGCGCCTGGAAGGCAGGGATTACATCGTAAAGGACGGGGATATACTCCACATCCGGTTCAGTGCCGGTTAGCCTTGGTGGAGTTTTATGAAAGAGCGTGGGAAGACGGACAGGCCGAAAGAGATAGATGTGTGGGAAAGCCCGCTGAGGCCCTATGTGAGTTTTGTCTGTGATGCTTGTGGGAAAACCAGGCAGGTGCCTGTAGAAAAGTTCAAAAAAGGCGGGCGGGTGCGTCTGCTCTGTTCTTGCGGTTCAGAAACGACCTATCTTGTGAACTTTCGGCGTTCTTTCAGGATTAAGGTTGATAACATACCGGTAGAGATCGGTATTATAAAAAGCCGGCACTTTCCCGAAGGCGCAAAGTTATCCGGTGCCATTGTTGACATGTCGCCTTTAGGGCTGGGCATCAGAGTTCCAAGTGTTCGTCTTTTTTCCAGAGGCGATCTGGTTAACCTTTCTTTTCCCCTTCCCAACGGAATAAAGGATCTGGTGGTCAAACGGGCGGAGGTGATGTGCTCAAACGGGGAAAAAGGTCGGATCGGTGTTGCTTTCGTTGACAGCTATGACGGCGATCGAAGAATTGCGCTCTTCATGAGAAAGCAGGCTGTTGGCTAGCAGATCGGCCATGTTCATTCGAGTAAGAGGAGCCCGACAGCACAATCTCAAGAACGTTGATTGCAACATCCCGTTATACGGAATTACGGGCATCTGCGGGGTCAGCGGCTCGGGAAAATCAACTCTGGCCTTCCATGTTCTGCATGCAGAAGGACAGCGCAGATATGTGGAAACCTTCTCGCCCTACATGAGGCAGTTTCTGGAGCGGATTGGAAGCCCTGATGTCGATGCCGTTGAAAATATCCCGCCGAGCATAGCTCTTGAAAGCGGTACGACGGTTCAAAATGCCCGCTCCACGGTGGGTACCATTACCGAGGTAAACGATTTCCTGAAGTATCTGTATGCCTTCAGGTCCGATCCTTTTTGCCCTTACTGTGGTCGGCCGGTAAAATGCGCATCTCCTGAAACGGTGCTGGAGTACCTTCGAAAAGCCCGCCGGGACGATCGCCTGTACATAACGGCTCCTCTCGACGGAACATCGGGTTTTGATCGAACTGCCAGGCAGATGCTTTTAAGCATGGGATACGTGAGGGCCGTTGTGGGCGGCAGGGTTGTTCGCCTCGATGATCCGGACTTTCCAGAAAATCCCGATGAGCCCGTCTGGATCGTACAGGACCGGGTTGTGTGGGAGGAAGGACGGGAAGAGAGAATTTACGAGTCCGTTAAGCAGGCCTTCGAGCTGGGGAAAGGGCGCATGGCCGTTCTGTACCCCGACGGGCCTTTACAGGAATTCAGCAACCTCAGAAGTTGTGCCGATTGTGGAAGGGAAATACCCGAGTGCACTCCAGAAATCTTTTCTTTTAACAGCCCCGTTGGAGCCTGTCCCGAATGCCGTGGTTTGGGCCGAACCATAGGCGTGAATATGGATGCGGTAATTCCCGACAGGAAAAAAAGCATCCGGGATGGTGCGGTAAGCATATGGACGCCGGATCGGTACGAATATCATGAGCTTCTGGAGTTCTGCCGGCGTGAGGGTATTCCCTTAGACGTGCCTTTCGAAAAACTCGATGAAGCCGATCAACTCAAGATCATCGAAGGAACGGATGACTATTACGGGATAAAGGGTTTTTTTTCGTGGCTTGAAACGAAGACTTACAAGGTTCACGTTCGGGTTTTTTTGTCCAGGTATAGGGCTTACAATCCCTGTTGGAAGTGTGGTGGGACGAGATATGGAGAGGCGGCACGATATTTCAGACTTCTGGGCGTTCCCATCTTTGAGTTGCAGAGCTGGAGTGTGGAGAAATGCAGGGAATTTTTCCACGATAACCGGCGTTTTTTTCAAGATGACCCTTCTTCTGCGGCTTTGTTCGAAGAAATAGTCAAAAGGCTGGATGCCCTATGTTTTCTGCGCCTCGGGTATCTCACGCTGGACAGGCCTTCCCGTACGCTTTCAGGAGGTGAAGTTCAGAGGGTTCACTTTGTAAAGGTCCTGGGCAGTTCGCTCAGCAATGTTCTTTATATTCTTGACGAACCCAGCCTGGGCCTCCATCCCCATGACCAGGATACTTTGATGACGGCCCTGCGGCGTTTCGTGGAAAACGGAAATACCGTCGTAATAGTCGATCACGATCCTCAGGTTCTCGGTCGATGTGATCATCTGATCGAGCTGGGTCCCGGCGGAGGAAGACAGGGTGGGATGATCGTTGTAGAAGGAAGCCCCGAACAGGTTAAAGAGTGCCCGGAAAGCCGTACGGCTCCCTATCTGAGAAAACCTCTGCGGGACGATTTCATCCGGCACAGAACTCAGGCTATGCCTTATGGTTTCGTAACGGTAAGGGGAGCCCGATCCTTCAACCTTAAGAACATCACGGTGAGTTTCCCCCTGGGGCTTTTTGTAGCCGTAAGCGGTGTCTCGGGTGCCGGTAAAACAACCCTTGTGGAAACAACACTTTATGGGCAGTGGAGGCGAGCTAAGGGGCTCGAGCTCAAGGAGTCGCCGGGAGAATGTGACGCCGTTGAAGGCTTTGAGAATATTTCCGACATGCTTCTGGTGGATCGCCGACCCGTGGGAAGAAACCCTCGGGCTAACCTCCTGACTTATACGGGGGCGATGGAATGGGTCAGAAAGCTGCTTGCCGGAACCGATGACGCAAGGATGAAGGGACTGACCGCATCTTTTTTCTCCTTCAATCAGCCAGGTGGTCGGTGTGATGTCTGTCGCGGTGAAGGGTTCATCAGAGAGGAAATGCAGTTCCTGGCTGATGTTTATTCGCCCTGTCCGGCCTGTAAAGGCAGGCGTTTTAAAGATGAGGTGCTCAGGGTTAAATACAAGGGCTGGTCTATAGGTGATTTTCTGGAAGCAACT
This sequence is a window from Thermodesulforhabdus norvegica. Protein-coding genes within it:
- a CDS encoding DUF933 domain-containing protein; this encodes MKLGLVGLPGAGKTTLFMALTGQEVDRSSGGGKEILVQGVVPVPDARLDWLVSQFPGRKKTAVQVTYVDFHGLGSGRDDKKSYVSALLNYARPMDAFVIVLRNFANPAFPPPDPCRDLEELTQEFVLADLVTVEKRLEKIGQEKKKGRRIPERELELLEKCRDVLNGEEPLRKYPELAGAHELRGFTFLSGKPVLVVVNNDDEDPEVPPGNYGDVEPVAVRARLELELNRLNPDESEVFREEYGLESRACDLVISRSFSVLRLVTFYTVGDDEIRAWTVQEGTTALKAAGTIHSDMERGFIRAEVINFEDLKKVGTFASARKEGLMRLEGRDYIVKDGDILHIRFSAG
- a CDS encoding beta-ketoacyl-ACP synthase III — protein: MSGTGRKAYIRSVGRFLPEKRLTNKDLEKMVDTSDEWIVTRTGIRERRILEPGLGNSYMAVRAARECLDRAGVSAESVDVIIVATVTPDMFFPSTACLVQRDLGATGAWGYDLSAGCSGFVFALSTAAQFVESGRYDRVLVIGSDVMSTIIDYTDRNTCVLFGDAAGAVLVEPCPDPDYGILDFIQHCDGSGEPYLHMKAGGSRRPASLETVKNREHYVYQEGRQVFKVAVKEMASVTEQIIRKNGLKGEEVAFLVPHQANLRIIQATAERAGIPMERVVVNIDRFANTTAATIPLCLYDIVVEEKRVKKGDYLVLSAFGAGYTWGSILIRWWENDL
- a CDS encoding PilZ domain-containing protein; translated protein: MKERGKTDRPKEIDVWESPLRPYVSFVCDACGKTRQVPVEKFKKGGRVRLLCSCGSETTYLVNFRRSFRIKVDNIPVEIGIIKSRHFPEGAKLSGAIVDMSPLGLGIRVPSVRLFSRGDLVNLSFPLPNGIKDLVVKRAEVMCSNGEKGRIGVAFVDSYDGDRRIALFMRKQAVG